The Augochlora pura isolate Apur16 unplaced genomic scaffold, APUR_v2.2.1 APUR_unplaced_565, whole genome shotgun sequence genome has a segment encoding these proteins:
- the LOC144477965 gene encoding uncharacterized protein LOC144477965, which produces YFRRLSEVETGAIDISAATVSFNNNEFQNLHQGAIVLHQWNHIAIDYNLFVDLEADAITAEVDATSAPNFEFSFTGNHIQKARPGSLKFAAISQRVNKARVGNNYFKEKCNCNLDTWIREVTGKNSSVSWMMDSSYCVVDQLLDRCFNLPQGYMSMRNFTKVICMPGDHIFCEKPSAKPEPSVSPPSVGPHVYPRHKGYFDLELSDSEQLQREKRIIVVICVVAVFVVLIVILASGMLYMRRNGVCPKLTSGHLMNLTSWLSPSSGMTAATSARSISRLSVHEYAGLQPETRILEVETQPEATEDEDEEAEGLYPYTENKATQTLPEELTEEYLRDLRERLNDPDNYNQARDMIEHLYDLIKVEESCNNNNNNDRQPRGREENAYDVIRPKQRKRGPPKQSVSVGTRTPSLEKLMPSGIQARPPLTEYTEPRDQRAPEQNHLYAELPGDETVPSTSRLSQPILATLAGRAPQPLPPDVVNDHLINVHAIQAFGNPKTENHRAPDSPKFDSNRNQGRPMSFLKALGESILGGAKTGNSKRPNSLLCEYAEPSDATAHLYSELPEPQTSTPASKMANRPLPTKPDQDSVNVARA; this is translated from the coding sequence TATTTTCGCAGGCTCTCCGAAGTGGAGACCGGTGCCATAGACATATCCGCGGCGACGGTCAGCTTCAACAACAACGAGTTCCAGAACCTGCACCAGGGCGCGATCGTTCTGCATCAGTGGAACCACATAGCGATCGACTACAACCTGTTCGTGGACCTCGAAGCGGACGCAATCACGGCGGAGGTGGACGCGACGTCCGCCCCGAACTTCGAGTTCTCGTTTACAGGGAACCACATACAAAAGGCGCGGCCCGGTTCCCTGAAATTCGCCGCGATCTCGCAGCGCGTGAACAAGGCCCGGGTGGGCAACAACTACTTCAAGGAGAAGTGCAACTGCAACCTGGACACGTGGATCCGCGAGGTGACCGGCAAGAACAGTTCCGTCTCGTGGATGATGGACTCGAGTTATTGCGTGGTCGACCAGCTGTTGGACAGATGTTTCAACCTGCCGCAGGGCTACATGTCGATGAGGAACTTCACGAAGGTGATCTGCATGCCGGGCGACCATATATTCTGCGAGAAACCGTCGGCGAAGCCCGAGCCGAGCGTCAGCCCGCCCAGCGTCGGCCCCCACGTCTATCCCAGGCACAAGGGCTACTTCGACCTCGAGCTGAGCGACTCGGAGCAGCTGCAACGGGAGAAGAGGATCATCGTGGTGATCTGCGTGGTCGCGGTGTTCGTCGTGCTGATAGTGATCCTCGCGTCCGGAATGCTGTACATGCGTCGGAACGGCGTGTGCCCGAAATTGACGTCCGGTCACCTGATGAATCTCACCAGCTGGTTGTCGCCCAGCAGCGGGATGACGGCCGCGACGTCGGCCCGGTCGATATCCAGGTTGAGTGTGCACGAGTACGCGGGTCTTCAGCCGGAGACAAGGATTCTAGAGGTGGAGACGCAGCCGGAGGCGACCGaagacgaggacgaggaggcTGAAGGACTGTATCCGTATACCGAGAACAAAGCCACCCAGACACTGCCGGAGGAGCTGACGGAGGAGTACCTGAGGGATCTCAGAGAGCGGCTGAACGATCCTGACAATTACAACCAAGCCAGAGACATGATAGAACATCTGTACGATCTGATCAAGGTGGAGGAGAGttgcaacaacaacaacaacaacgacagGCAGCCGAGGGGCAGAGAGGAGAACGCGTACGACGTGATCCGACCGAAGCAGAGGAAACGAGGCCCGCCGAAGCAGTCCGTCAGCGTCGGCACGAGGACGCCGTCGCTGGAGAAGCTGATGCCCAGCGGTATCCAAGCCAGGCCGCCTTTGACCGAGTACACGGAGCCCAGGGACCAAAGAGCCCCCGAACAGAACCATTTGTACGCGGAGCTGCCGGGCGACGAGACCGTCCCTAGCACCAGCAGACTGTCCCAGCCGATTCTGGCGACCCTGGCAGGCAGAGCACCGCAACCGTTGCCTCCGGACGTCGTCAACGATCACCTGATCAACGTCCACGCGATCCAGGCGTTCGGCAACCCGAAGACTGAGAACCACAGAGCCCCGGACAGCCCGAAATTCGACTCGAACAGGAACCAGGGTAGACCCATGAGCTTCCTGAAGGCGCTCGGCGAGAGCATCCTCGGTGGCGCGAAGACCGGGAACAGCAAGAGGCCTAACTCGCTGCTCTGCGAGTACGCCGAGCCCTCCGACGCGACCGCCCACCTGTACTCGGAGCTACCTGAACCCCAAACCTCGACTCCGGCCAGCAAGATGGCCAACAGGCCGCTACCCACCAAGCCCGACCAAGATTCCGTGAACGTGGCGAGGGCATAA